TCCCGATCTTCAATAAATAAGCCTATTGTATCTGTCATCCTGCCCTTTTACCGGCCGGGAAGAAAGCTGGACGATGCAGTCCGCAGCATAACCAGTCAGACTTTCGGGGACTGGGAGTTGATCCTTGTCAATAACAACGCGTGCCCGGTATCTTCATCCATTGCAGAGAAATGGTGTAATGCAGATAACAGGATACGTTTGGAATATGAACCCTTACAATCAGTTGCTGCCGCCATGAATAGGGGGCTTAGCAGTGTGCGTGCAGAATTGGTAGCAAGGATGGATGCAGATGATATCTCCATGCCTGACCGGCTGATGAAACAGGCCGGCTTTCTGTCCGCCAACCCGGAAACCGGCGCGGTCGCGGCGCAGACCATTTTCAGCTCCGTGATCGGCAACAGCCGGGGCTTCTCTTTGTATGTGGAATGGCAGAACAGGATTATCACCCACGAGGAGCATTACCTGGCCAGGTTCGTCGAATCTCCTCTCGCCCAGCCCACTATCATGTTTCGCAAAGAGCTTATAAACCGTTACGGCTATTACAATACGGGTGACCTGCCTGAGGATTATGAGATGTGGCTGAGGTGGTTTGAAAAAGGGGTCAGGTTCTACAAGATCCCTGAGCCCCTTGTTCAATGGAATGACCACGGCGAAAGGCTTACACGGACACACAAGAATTATTCTGCAGAAGCCTTCCTAAAGGTTCGGTATGAGTATCTTGCCAGGTGGATAAATGGAAACGTGGCCCCCGGGAAAAAGATCGTCATCTGCGGAAGCAGCAGGAATATTGCAGGCAAGGCAAAACTGCTATCGAATATGGGAGTTAATATATGGGGATTCACTGATGTCCGCGAGTACACCGGTAAACAGCTCAATTTCATACCTTATGAGGAACT
Above is a genomic segment from Marinilabiliales bacterium containing:
- a CDS encoding glycosyltransferase, yielding MYCTNYIFAKIMNRSRSSINKPIVSVILPFYRPGRKLDDAVRSITSQTFGDWELILVNNNACPVSSSIAEKWCNADNRIRLEYEPLQSVAAAMNRGLSSVRAELVARMDADDISMPDRLMKQAGFLSANPETGAVAAQTIFSSVIGNSRGFSLYVEWQNRIITHEEHYLARFVESPLAQPTIMFRKELINRYGYYNTGDLPEDYEMWLRWFEKGVRFYKIPEPLVQWNDHGERLTRTHKNYSAEAFLKVRYEYLARWINGNVAPGKKIVICGSSRNIAGKAKLLSNMGVNIWGFTDVREYTGKQLNFIPYEELESPEEFFILNLISKRGVGNEIKKHFEKSGFVEGVDLLLAG